In Streptomyces sp. SLBN-118, the following are encoded in one genomic region:
- the ssd gene encoding septum site-determining protein Ssd: MSTRPPTVEGRRDGPLIVTEDMELLDDLLRLCAAAGAEPDVHHSVPERRGSWEGAPLVLVGDDAAARCRGAARRRGVLLVGHDQDDPDVWRRAVEIGADCVLRLPDAESWLVDRIADVVEGVGRQALTVGVIGGRGGAGASTLACALAVTAARTGRRTMLVDGDPLGGGIDVLLGGEQAEGRRWPDFATSKGRVAGGALEESLPELHSLRVLSWDRGDSVVIPPEAMRSVLAAARRRGGVVVVDLPRRVDEGVAEALAQLDLGLLVVPGELRAVAAANRVASTVGMVLQDLRVVARGPFAAGLDEQWVADALGLPLAGELPAEADLLAAQESGVPPGGARGPLARFCTAFWDRALTGGTVS, from the coding sequence ATGTCCACACGGCCGCCGACCGTCGAAGGGCGGCGGGACGGGCCGCTGATCGTCACCGAGGACATGGAACTGCTCGACGATCTGCTGAGGCTGTGTGCCGCGGCGGGAGCCGAGCCGGACGTCCATCACTCGGTGCCCGAGCGCAGGGGAAGCTGGGAGGGGGCGCCGCTGGTCCTCGTCGGCGACGACGCGGCCGCTCGCTGCCGTGGTGCCGCCCGCAGACGCGGTGTGCTGCTGGTCGGGCACGATCAGGACGACCCGGACGTCTGGCGGCGGGCGGTGGAGATCGGGGCCGACTGCGTGCTGCGGCTGCCCGATGCCGAGAGCTGGCTCGTCGACAGGATCGCCGATGTGGTCGAGGGGGTCGGACGGCAGGCGCTCACCGTGGGGGTGATCGGCGGCCGGGGTGGGGCCGGTGCATCGACGCTGGCCTGCGCGCTGGCGGTGACCGCGGCACGGACCGGGCGGCGCACCATGCTCGTCGACGGCGACCCGCTCGGCGGAGGTATCGACGTGCTGCTCGGGGGAGAGCAGGCCGAAGGCAGGCGGTGGCCGGATTTCGCGACGTCCAAGGGACGGGTCGCAGGCGGGGCGCTGGAGGAGTCGCTGCCCGAGCTGCATTCGCTGCGGGTACTCAGCTGGGACCGTGGCGACTCGGTGGTCATTCCGCCGGAGGCGATGCGGTCGGTGCTGGCCGCGGCACGCAGGCGCGGCGGGGTGGTGGTCGTGGATCTGCCGCGCCGGGTGGACGAAGGAGTCGCGGAGGCACTGGCCCAGCTGGATCTCGGACTGCTGGTGGTACCGGGTGAGTTGCGGGCCGTGGCTGCCGCCAATCGCGTGGCGTCGACGGTGGGCATGGTGCTCCAGGATCTGCGCGTGGTGGCGCGCGGTCCGTTCGCGGCGGGGCTGGACGAGCAATGGGTCGCGGACGCGCTGGGACTACCGCTGGCGGGTGAACTTCCCGCGGAAGCGGACCTGTTGGCCGCGCAGGAATCAGGCGTTCCACCCGGCGGTGCGCGCGGGCCGCTGGCCAGGTTCTGCACGGCCTTCTGGGATCGCGCGCTGACGGGTGGCACAGTCTCATGA
- a CDS encoding HAD family phosphatase gives MLRLVENHSLPRTAAFFDLDKTVIAKSSTLTFSKSFYQGGLINRRAVLRTAYAQFVFLAGGADHDQMERMRQYLSALCKGWNVQQVKEIVAETLHDLIDPIIYDEAASLIEKHHTAGRDVVIVSTSGAEVVEPIGELLGADRVVATRMVVGDDGCFTGEVEYYAYGPTKAEAIKELAASEGYDLARCYAYSDSATDVPMLSSVGHPCAVNPDRALRREATARGWPILVFNRPVRLKQRLPALSMPPRPALVAAAAVGAAAATAGLVWYASRRRTAAVQIASAPAV, from the coding sequence ATGCTCAGGCTCGTGGAAAACCACTCCTTGCCGCGCACAGCCGCCTTCTTTGACCTGGACAAGACGGTCATTGCGAAGTCTTCGACGCTGACCTTCAGCAAGTCCTTCTACCAAGGCGGCCTGATCAACCGCCGAGCCGTACTGCGTACCGCCTATGCCCAGTTTGTCTTTCTCGCCGGCGGCGCCGATCACGACCAGATGGAGCGGATGCGCCAGTACCTCTCGGCGCTCTGCAAGGGCTGGAACGTCCAGCAGGTGAAGGAGATCGTCGCCGAGACGCTCCATGACCTGATCGACCCGATCATCTACGACGAGGCCGCGTCCCTCATCGAGAAGCACCACACGGCCGGCCGCGACGTCGTCATCGTCTCCACTTCAGGCGCCGAAGTGGTCGAACCGATCGGCGAACTGCTCGGCGCCGACCGGGTGGTGGCCACCCGCATGGTGGTCGGCGACGACGGCTGCTTCACCGGGGAGGTGGAGTACTACGCATACGGCCCGACCAAAGCCGAAGCGATCAAGGAACTCGCCGCTTCGGAGGGGTACGACCTGGCCCGCTGTTACGCGTACAGCGACTCGGCGACGGACGTCCCGATGCTTTCCTCCGTCGGCCATCCCTGTGCGGTGAATCCGGACCGGGCACTGCGCCGGGAGGCGACAGCGCGCGGCTGGCCGATTCTGGTCTTCAACCGTCCGGTCCGCCTCAAACAGCGACTGCCCGCGCTGTCCATGCCGCCGCGCCCGGCCCTGGTCGCGGCGGCCGCGGTGGGGGCGGCGGCAGCGACCGCCGGGCTCGTCTGGTACGCCAGCCGGCGGCGTACTGCGGCGGTGCAGATTGCCAGCGCTCCCGCTGTGTAG
- a CDS encoding oxidoreductase, with translation MSTNASVDPLATLGSLPGVADSVDSVRKAVDRVYGHRVMRRRSTEVTSEAALRGARASAALSGADWALEEVRRRTDFGVEPEARTVGAALRLTAEAGQLLSIWRQSPLRVLARLHLVAASGAGDDVTVGRPRLAGEEVDEPVIEAPLPDAGEVTGRLDGLAGLIIAGSSAPALVTAAVVHGELLALRPFGTYNGLVARAAERIVLIGSGLDPKAICPAEVGHAEQGRAAYVAAFDGYLSGTPDGMAAWIAHCGRAVELGVRESTAVCEALQRGAA, from the coding sequence ATGAGTACGAATGCCTCGGTCGACCCCCTCGCCACCCTCGGCTCCCTGCCGGGCGTCGCCGACTCCGTGGACTCCGTACGCAAAGCCGTCGACCGGGTCTACGGTCACCGGGTGATGCGCAGGCGCAGCACCGAGGTCACGTCGGAGGCGGCGCTGCGCGGAGCTCGGGCTTCAGCCGCGCTGTCCGGCGCGGACTGGGCACTGGAAGAGGTCCGCAGGCGGACCGACTTCGGCGTCGAGCCCGAGGCGCGCACGGTGGGTGCAGCCCTGCGGCTCACCGCCGAGGCGGGTCAACTCCTTTCCATCTGGCGGCAGTCGCCGCTGCGCGTGCTCGCGAGGCTGCATCTCGTCGCGGCGAGTGGTGCCGGTGACGACGTCACGGTCGGCAGGCCGCGCCTCGCGGGCGAGGAAGTTGACGAGCCGGTGATCGAGGCGCCGCTTCCGGATGCGGGCGAGGTGACCGGCCGACTGGACGGACTGGCCGGACTGATCATCGCGGGCAGCTCCGCCCCGGCACTTGTGACGGCTGCTGTGGTCCACGGCGAACTGCTGGCGCTGCGCCCGTTCGGTACGTACAACGGCCTCGTCGCGCGGGCCGCCGAGCGCATCGTGCTGATCGGAAGTGGGCTCGACCCGAAGGCCATCTGCCCTGCGGAGGTGGGCCATGCCGAGCAGGGCCGGGCGGCGTACGTGGCCGCATTCGACGGGTATCTGTCAGGCACGCCCGACGGGATGGCTGCCTGGATCGCGCACTGCGGGCGAGCAGTGGAACTCGGGGTCCGGGAGTCGACCGCCGTGTGTGAGGCATTGCAGCGCGGCGCGGCCTGA
- a CDS encoding ATP-binding protein, whose product MKIAFVGKGGSGKTTLSSLFIRHLAANEAPVVAVDADINQHLGAALGLDEAEAAALPAMGAHLPLIKNYLRGSNPRIPSAEMMIKTTPPGEGSRLLRVCEDNPVYDACAVGVRLDDGAIRLMATGPFTESDLGVSCYHSKVGAVELCLNHLVDGPEEYVVVDMTAGSDSFASGMFTRFDMTFLVAEPTRRGVSVYRQYKEYARDFGVALKVVGNKVQGTDDIDFLRDEVGDDLLVTVGHSPWVRAMEKGRPPRFEQLEAENRMSLQVLQNAAEDSYGHRDWERYTRQMVHFHRKNAQSWGNAKTGADLAAQVDPAFVLAEPAAAAQPG is encoded by the coding sequence ATGAAGATCGCTTTCGTAGGGAAGGGCGGCAGCGGCAAGACGACGCTGTCATCGCTCTTCATCCGCCACCTGGCCGCCAATGAAGCCCCCGTCGTCGCGGTGGACGCCGACATCAATCAGCACCTGGGGGCCGCGCTCGGCCTCGACGAGGCAGAGGCCGCCGCGCTGCCCGCGATGGGCGCGCATCTGCCACTGATCAAGAACTATCTGCGGGGATCGAATCCCCGGATCCCCTCCGCCGAGATGATGATCAAGACCACGCCCCCGGGGGAGGGCTCGCGGCTGCTGCGCGTCTGCGAGGACAACCCGGTCTACGACGCCTGCGCGGTCGGCGTGCGCCTGGACGACGGGGCCATCAGGCTGATGGCGACGGGTCCCTTCACCGAGTCGGACCTCGGGGTGTCCTGCTACCACTCCAAGGTCGGCGCGGTCGAGCTGTGCCTCAATCACCTGGTCGACGGCCCCGAGGAGTATGTGGTCGTCGACATGACCGCGGGGTCGGACTCCTTCGCCTCCGGGATGTTCACCCGGTTCGACATGACGTTCCTGGTGGCCGAGCCAACGCGCAGGGGGGTCTCGGTGTACCGCCAGTACAAGGAGTACGCACGGGACTTTGGCGTCGCACTCAAGGTCGTGGGCAACAAGGTGCAGGGCACGGACGACATCGACTTCCTGCGCGACGAGGTGGGCGATGACCTGCTGGTGACCGTCGGGCACTCCCCCTGGGTTCGGGCGATGGAGAAGGGACGGCCGCCCCGCTTCGAGCAGTTGGAGGCCGAGAACCGCATGTCGCTGCAGGTGCTGCAGAACGCCGCGGAGGACTCGTACGGGCACCGCGACTGGGAGCGATACACCCGCCAGATGGTGCACTTCCACCGGAAGAACGCGCAGAGCTGGGGGAACGCGAAGACAGGAGCCGACCTTGCGGCCCAGGTCGACCCCGCCTTCGTACTGGCCGAGCCTGCCGCCGCGGCACAGCCCGGCTGA
- a CDS encoding bifunctional SulP family inorganic anion transporter/carbonic anhydrase, which produces MSACVPTRTEDPSRKTRKPRPARNSRKNKARPPHRFRIAGADLSASICVFLIALPLSLGIALATGAPLQAGLVAAAVGGIVVGRLGGAPLQVSGPAAGLTVVTADLIHRYGWRTTCAITVLAGIAQLGLAALRVARSALAVSPAIVHGMLAGIGVTIALAQLHIVLGGTPQSSATENVRALPAQLANLQPAALSASVLTIAVLMVWARIPGRVGHVVRKIPAALAAVAGATTFAVVARLSLPRVDLPSWSSHALPELPQGPVLGILASVLTITLVASVESLLSAVAIDKLVAARKTPDVRIPRARLDRELAGQGAANVVSGALGGLPVTGVAVRSAANVSAGGVSRNSTMLHGLWITVAALLLVPVLDLIPLSALAALVMVVGVQMVSITHLRSVRRNREIVVYAATLASVVLAGVLEGVAIGIAVAVAVALRRLTRTRITADELEGFHRVRARGQLTFLAVPRLSRTLSQVPQGAHCVVELDGSFMDHAAYEALHGWQASHIAQGGTAEFTGRAGARISEPASETHGCCRPWTPWRNHHCGDDRPRQAKAHQLASGLSSFQRNTAPLVRDELARLAREGQRPSQLFLTCADSRLVTSMITASGPGDLFTVRNVGNLVPLPGAENGDDSVAAAIEYAVDVLEVDSITICGHSGCGAMQALLNGPPASVQTPLRRWLRHGQPSLERMRSRHRSWARISGRMPTDAVEQLCLTNVVQQLEHLRAHESVARRLAEGTLELHGMYFHVGEAQAYLLASSDEHEIDEVFDRVAPAPSALQTSRA; this is translated from the coding sequence ATGTCTGCCTGCGTCCCCACCCGCACCGAAGACCCCTCCCGCAAAACCCGAAAGCCCCGCCCAGCCCGCAATTCCCGAAAGAACAAGGCCCGCCCGCCCCACCGCTTCCGCATCGCGGGCGCCGATCTGTCCGCCTCGATCTGCGTCTTCCTGATCGCGCTGCCGCTCTCCCTCGGCATCGCGCTCGCCACCGGCGCACCCCTCCAGGCCGGGCTGGTGGCCGCTGCCGTCGGCGGGATCGTCGTCGGTCGGCTCGGCGGGGCGCCGCTTCAGGTCAGCGGTCCCGCGGCCGGGCTGACCGTCGTCACCGCCGATCTGATCCACCGGTACGGCTGGCGCACGACCTGCGCCATCACCGTCCTCGCCGGAATCGCCCAACTCGGGCTGGCCGCCCTTCGGGTGGCCCGCTCGGCTCTCGCCGTCAGCCCGGCGATCGTGCACGGCATGCTGGCCGGCATCGGCGTCACGATCGCCCTCGCACAACTCCATATCGTCCTCGGCGGCACCCCGCAGAGCTCGGCGACCGAGAACGTCCGTGCCCTTCCCGCCCAGTTGGCCAACCTTCAACCGGCCGCGCTGTCGGCCAGCGTTCTGACCATTGCCGTGCTGATGGTGTGGGCGCGGATTCCCGGGCGCGTGGGGCACGTCGTACGGAAGATCCCGGCCGCTCTCGCCGCGGTGGCAGGAGCGACGACCTTCGCAGTGGTTGCCAGGCTGAGCCTGCCACGCGTCGATCTGCCGTCCTGGAGCAGCCATGCCCTGCCCGAGCTGCCCCAAGGGCCGGTGCTCGGCATCCTCGCCTCCGTTCTCACCATCACCCTGGTGGCCAGCGTGGAGTCGCTCCTGTCGGCCGTCGCCATCGACAAGCTGGTGGCTGCCCGCAAGACACCGGACGTCCGTATTCCGAGGGCGCGCCTCGACCGGGAGCTGGCCGGGCAGGGGGCGGCGAATGTCGTCTCCGGTGCGCTCGGCGGTCTGCCCGTCACCGGAGTCGCCGTCCGCAGTGCCGCCAATGTGTCCGCGGGCGGAGTGAGCCGGAATTCCACGATGCTGCACGGTCTGTGGATCACGGTCGCCGCGCTGCTGCTCGTGCCCGTGCTCGATCTGATCCCGCTGAGCGCGCTGGCGGCACTGGTGATGGTCGTGGGCGTACAGATGGTCAGCATCACGCATCTGCGCAGCGTGCGCCGGAACCGGGAGATCGTCGTGTATGCGGCGACACTGGCGTCGGTGGTGCTCGCGGGGGTGCTGGAAGGTGTGGCCATCGGGATCGCCGTGGCTGTCGCGGTGGCCCTGCGCCGGCTGACCCGGACCCGGATCACCGCGGACGAACTGGAGGGGTTCCACCGGGTGCGGGCGCGTGGCCAGTTGACGTTTCTGGCCGTGCCGCGGCTGAGCAGGACGCTGAGCCAGGTGCCCCAGGGAGCCCATTGTGTGGTCGAGTTGGACGGTTCCTTTATGGACCACGCGGCGTACGAGGCGCTGCATGGCTGGCAGGCCTCGCACATCGCGCAGGGCGGGACGGCTGAGTTCACCGGCCGGGCCGGGGCGCGGATCAGCGAGCCCGCATCGGAGACGCACGGCTGCTGCCGCCCCTGGACGCCCTGGCGCAACCATCACTGCGGCGACGACCGGCCCCGGCAGGCGAAGGCGCATCAACTGGCCAGCGGGCTCAGCTCGTTCCAGCGCAACACGGCCCCGCTGGTGCGCGACGAACTGGCGCGGCTGGCGCGCGAGGGGCAGCGGCCATCGCAGCTCTTCCTCACCTGCGCCGACTCCCGGCTGGTCACGAGCATGATCACGGCCAGTGGCCCGGGCGACCTGTTCACCGTGCGCAATGTGGGAAATCTGGTTCCGCTGCCCGGTGCGGAGAACGGCGACGACTCGGTGGCCGCGGCCATCGAGTACGCCGTCGATGTGCTGGAGGTCGACTCGATCACCATCTGCGGCCACTCCGGCTGCGGCGCGATGCAGGCGCTGCTGAACGGGCCGCCCGCAAGCGTCCAGACGCCGCTGCGGCGCTGGCTGCGGCACGGGCAGCCGAGCCTTGAGCGGATGAGGAGCAGGCACCGTTCCTGGGCAAGGATCTCCGGGCGGATGCCCACCGACGCGGTGGAGCAGCTGTGTCTGACCAATGTGGTCCAACAGCTGGAGCATCTGCGGGCCCATGAATCGGTGGCCAGGCGACTCGCCGAGGGGACGCTGGAGTTGCATGGAATGTACTTCCATGTCGGCGAGGCCCAGGCGTATCTCCTCGCGAGCAGCGACGAACACGAGATCGACGAGGTCTTCGACCGGGTCGCACCAGCTCCTTCGGCTCTGCAGACGTCGCGCGCCTGA
- the acs gene encoding acetate--CoA ligase: MSNESLANLLKEERRFAPPAELAAHANVTAEAYEQAKADRLGFWAEQARRLSWATEPTETLDWTNPPFAKWFADGTLNVAYNCVDRHVEAGNGDRVAIHFEGEPGDSRAITYAELKDEVSRAANALTELGVRKGDRVAVYMPMIPETVVAMLACARIGAAHSVVFGGFSADALATRIQDADAKVVITADGGYRRGKPAALKPAVDDAIDRVDNVEHVLVVRRTGQEVAWTEGRDAWWHELVDGQSAEHTPEAFDAEHPLFILYTSGTTGKPKGILHTSGGYLTQAAYTHHAVFDLKPETDVYWCTADVGWVTGHSYIAYGPLANGATQVMYEGTPDTPHQGRFWEIVQKYGVTILYTAPTAIRTFMKWGDDIPAKFDLSSLRVLGSVGEPINPEAWIWYREHIGAGKAPIVDTWWQTETGAMMISPLPGVTETKPGSAQRALPGISATVVDDEAREVPDGGGGYLVLTEPWPSMLRTIWGDDQRFIDTYWSRFEGKYFAGDGAKKDDDGDIWLLGRVDDVMLVSGHNISTTEVESALVSHPKVAEAAVVGATDETTGQAIVAFVILRGTASEDENLVNDLRNHVGATLGPIAKPKRVLPVAELPKTRSGKIMRRLLRDVAENRQLGDVTTLTDSSVMDLIQTKLPTAASED; encoded by the coding sequence GTGAGCAACGAAAGCCTGGCCAACCTGCTCAAGGAAGAGCGGCGGTTCGCACCGCCCGCCGAGCTGGCCGCGCACGCCAACGTGACGGCGGAGGCGTACGAGCAGGCCAAGGCGGACAGGCTTGGCTTCTGGGCCGAGCAGGCAAGGCGGCTCAGCTGGGCCACCGAACCGACCGAGACCCTCGACTGGACCAACCCGCCCTTCGCGAAGTGGTTCGCGGACGGCACGCTGAACGTCGCGTACAACTGCGTGGACCGCCATGTCGAAGCGGGCAACGGCGACCGGGTCGCCATCCACTTCGAGGGCGAGCCCGGCGACAGCCGCGCGATCACCTACGCCGAGCTCAAGGACGAGGTCTCGCGCGCCGCGAACGCCCTGACCGAACTCGGTGTCCGCAAGGGCGACCGGGTCGCCGTCTATATGCCGATGATCCCCGAGACGGTCGTTGCGATGCTGGCCTGCGCCCGTATCGGCGCCGCGCACTCGGTGGTCTTCGGAGGCTTCTCGGCCGACGCGCTCGCGACCCGTATCCAGGACGCGGACGCCAAGGTCGTCATCACGGCCGACGGCGGCTACCGGCGCGGCAAGCCTGCCGCGCTCAAGCCGGCCGTGGACGACGCGATCGACCGCGTGGACAACGTGGAGCACGTGCTCGTCGTGCGGCGCACCGGCCAGGAGGTCGCCTGGACCGAGGGCCGCGACGCGTGGTGGCACGAACTCGTCGACGGCCAGTCCGCGGAGCACACCCCCGAGGCCTTCGACGCCGAGCACCCGCTCTTCATCCTCTACACCTCGGGTACCACGGGTAAGCCGAAGGGCATCCTGCACACGTCCGGCGGCTACCTGACGCAGGCGGCGTACACCCACCACGCCGTCTTCGACCTCAAGCCGGAGACGGACGTGTACTGGTGCACGGCCGACGTGGGCTGGGTGACCGGCCACTCGTACATCGCGTACGGGCCGCTCGCCAACGGCGCGACCCAGGTCATGTACGAGGGCACGCCCGACACTCCGCACCAGGGCCGCTTCTGGGAGATCGTGCAGAAGTACGGGGTCACCATCCTCTACACGGCGCCGACCGCCATCCGTACGTTCATGAAGTGGGGCGACGACATCCCCGCCAAGTTCGACCTGTCCTCGCTGCGTGTGCTCGGGTCGGTCGGTGAGCCGATCAACCCGGAGGCCTGGATCTGGTACCGGGAGCACATCGGCGCGGGCAAGGCGCCGATCGTGGACACCTGGTGGCAGACGGAGACCGGCGCGATGATGATCTCGCCGCTGCCCGGTGTCACCGAGACCAAGCCGGGGTCCGCCCAGCGGGCGCTGCCCGGCATCTCGGCGACGGTCGTGGACGACGAGGCCCGCGAGGTTCCGGACGGAGGCGGCGGCTATCTCGTCCTCACCGAGCCGTGGCCGTCGATGCTTCGCACCATCTGGGGCGACGACCAGCGCTTCATCGACACGTACTGGTCGCGCTTCGAGGGCAAGTACTTCGCGGGCGACGGCGCCAAGAAGGACGACGACGGCGACATCTGGCTGCTCGGGCGCGTCGACGACGTGATGCTCGTGTCCGGGCACAACATCTCGACGACCGAGGTGGAGTCTGCGCTTGTTTCGCACCCCAAGGTCGCCGAGGCGGCGGTGGTGGGCGCGACGGACGAGACGACGGGTCAGGCGATCGTCGCCTTCGTGATCCTGCGGGGCACGGCGAGCGAGGACGAGAATCTGGTGAACGACCTGCGCAACCACGTGGGCGCCACGCTGGGGCCGATCGCGAAGCCGAAGCGTGTGCTGCCGGTGGCGGAGCTGCCGAAGACCCGCTCGGGCAAGATCATGCGGCGGCTGCTGCGGGATGTCGCGGAGAACCGCCAGCTGGGCGATGTCACGAC